The region ATAGCGAGCAGAGGCGCCTGTCGCAATGATCAGCGCGTCGCAGGTGTAAGCACCGCTATCACCCCATAGGGTAAACGGACGATTCGACAGATCGACCTTATTGATATGGTCGAACTGGATTTCGGTCTCGAACCGCTCTGCGTGCTTGCGCATCCGCTCCATCAGATCCGGCCCCTGCAGACCCTCCACATCACCCGGCCAGTTATCGACCTCGGTGGTGGTAGTCAGCTGACCACCCATTTGCATACCAGTGATCAGCAAGGGTTTGAGATTGGCCCGTGCAGCGTAGACCGCCGCACTGTAACCGGCCGGACCGGAGCCCAGAATAATCAGTCGGGAGTGACGAACTTCAGACATCAATGCCTCCTAAGCACCGCAGCTGCGGTGTGCGAAATTTAAAAGGAGCGGTAGCCTGGCGAAGGAGTAAGCCCAGCTGACCGCCCGCAAAACTCAAAGCTGGCTGGCGTTCTCTGCAAGATAAGACGCAACACCTTCTGCGTCGGCCTTCATGCCCTTTTGGCCTTTACGCCAGCCGGCCGGGCACACCTCACCATGCTCTTCGGTGAACTGCAGCGCCTCGATGACCCGGATCATTTCATCCACTTCGCGGCCGAGCGCCAGATTGTTCACCACCTGGTGCTGCACGATGCCGTTACGGTCAATCAGGAATGAAGCGCGCAGCGCAACGCCGTCGTCGTGCTCGATACCATAGGCACGGGTGATCTCGTGCTTTACGTCCGCGACCATGGTGAACTCTACAGGCCCGATACCGCCCTTCTCGACTGGCGTATTGCGCCAGGCGTAATGGGTGTACTGCGAATCAACCGACACGCCAATCACCTCGACATCTAGTGCGCGGAATTTGTCGATGCGGTTGTTGTGCGCGATGATCTCCGAAGGACATACGAAGGTAAAATCCAGCGGCCAGAAGAACACCACCGCATATTTGCCGCGCAATGAGGCAGAATCGAAGTCCTCAACGATCGCGCCATCAGCCAGTACAGCCGGTGCGATAAAATCCGGAGCGGGACGATTGACCAAAACACTCATGATGCAAACTCCTTGTGCGCCTCGGCGGAAAACGGATCGACACATCCTAGTTTACCGACAGGCATGTGGGATATTTCATAGCCTCAATGAAGCGGATAGTTTACGCCTATAAGCTGGTTCGTACATTGACGTAACCGCTCACTTGTTCAAGGAAAGCCACCCATGGCCAACACACCGGCGCCGCTACGGGGCCCCGAATACTTCAAGGAAGGCTGGCGAACCATACGTCAGCCGGGGTTGCGACGTTTTATCGTGATTCCCCTATTGCTGAATCTGGCGCTCTTCATCGCTGTGATCAGCTGGGGCATCAGGCAGTTCAATATCTGGATGGACCGGCTCGTACCCACGCTGCCGGAGTGGCTCAGCTTCGTCGAGTGGCTACTCTGGCCGCTCTTTGCTTTGGTGGTTCTACTGGTTCTGTTTTTCAGTTTCAGTCTGGTCGCCAACCTGATCGCCTCGCCCTTTTACGGATTTCTCGCGGAGAAGGTCGCCGAGCAGGAACGCGGCCTGGTCAGTCCGCCCACAAGCTACGCCGATATTCTGATGACGGTCCCGCGTAGCATCGGGCGCGAACTGCGCAAGATCGGTTACTACCTGCCACGCCTGATAGCTTTGCTATTGCTGACGCTGGTTCCGGTGGTGAATCTCATCGCGTCGCCTTTGTTGCTGACGTTCGGCGTGTGGATGATGGCGGTGCAATACGTGGATTATCAGGCGGACAACGACAAAGTCAGCTTCATCGATATGCTGCGCTGGATGAAGGGCCGCAGAGCGCTGTCGCTTGGCTTTGGTTTGCCAGTGTACTTCGGCATGCTGATTCCGCTGATCAACCTGCTGGTGATGCCAACGGCTGTGGCGGGATCGACGCTGCTATGGGTACGCGAACGGCCCATGAACGGGCTGCCGTGATATGAATGCCGGTGCCCCGCTTCGTGCGGGCACCGGCTTCTCCGGATCAGACCAGCCTGTTCAGCGCTTCACGGCTAAACGGAAGAATCTCGTCGAACCGTCCTTCCTGCACCTTGGCAGCCCATTGGGGATCGACGATCAGCGCCCTGCCCACCGCAACCAGATCGAACTCGTCATTACCCAGACGCTCAAGCAAGCCGTCGATATTGGCGGTTTGCACCACCTTGTCCGTGTCCACCATGAACTGAATGAACTCGCCGTCCAGCCCGATGCTGCCGACGGTGATGCATGGCTTGCCGGTTATTTTCCGGGTCCAGCCTGCGAGGTTCAGATCGGAGCCTTCGAACTCGGGCTCCCAGAAACGACGCTGCGAACAATGGAAGATATCCACGCCCGCCTCAACCAGCGGCGTGAGGAAGGCCTCCAGCAACTCAGGGGTAGGCGCCAGCCGCGCTGTGTAGTCTTGCTGTTTCCACTGCGAGAAACGGAAGATAATCGGGTAATCCGGCCCTACCGCTTCACGCACTGCGCTGACAATCTCCACCGCGAAACGACCACGGTTTTCCATGCTTCCGCCGTACTCGTCAGTGCGCTGGTTGCTACCTTCCCAGAAGAATTGATCAATCAGATACCCGTGGGCGCCATGCAGCTCGATGGCATCGAACCCGAGCTCCTTGGCATCGCGAGCAGCCTGGGCAAAAGCGCTCACTACATCCTGGATGTCTTCCTTGGTCATGCCGTGAACGACTTTGACGCCTTTGCTTATCTTTTCCATCGGGCCATAGGCTGGCACGGTCGGATTAGGCTCACTGCCCAACCGGCGCGCGTTACCCAGATGCCATAGCTGCGGAGCGATCTTGCCGCCGGCAGCATGCACAGCCTCGACCACCTTCTTCCAGCCGGCCAGCGCCTCGCCGTGAAACCAAGGGATATCGCCAGCGCCAGACGCTGCCGGATGATTAACCGTGGTGCCCTCAGTGATGATCAGCCCCACGCCAGCTTCGGCACGACGTCGGTAGTAATCGGCAACCGCGTCAGTCGGCATACCGCCCGGTGAAAAATTGCGAGTCATCGGAGGCATGACGATACGGTTTTTCAGCGTCAAGGGCCCCATGGTGAACGGTTGAAACAAAGGTTGAATATCAGCAGCCATTGGTTACTCCTGGCGATTATCGAAGTGTGGAAATACGCGACGCGTATGACCGGTCGTCTCGTGTCTATTTAATAGCTATCAGGGGCGCAGCAGTCTTTCCAGCTGATCGATAAAGGCGCGCAGCGGCGCTACCTGGCGATCCAGCTTCATGCGCAGCAGTGCGCCCTCCCAGGCCGCCCCGATGAATCCTGCCAGAGCAGCCGGATCCTGATCGGCAGCCAGCTCGCCGGCGTCTCGCGCTTTTTCCAGACAGCCTGCCAGCAGCTCGCTGGATCGCTTGAACACAGCACTGGCGGCACACCCGATAGGCTGGCTCTGGTCAGCCATCTCATGGCACAGGCTGCCGATAAAACATTGGCTGGAGGGCTCGCTCTGGTTGGCAAAGTGCCCTACCAGATCGCGATAGAAGCGCAGAATACGCTCCCGCGGGGAGACGGCGCTTTCCTCCAGCGCACGGGCAAAGCGCTCCAGCCGCGGCAAATAGTAGAAATGCAGAGCCTGGACCGCAAAATCTTCCTTGCTTTCGAAGTAGTGATAGAAAGAGCCCTTGGGCACGCCGGCGCCCTGGGTAATTTCCTGCACACCCGTGCCGCTATAGCCCTTGCGCAGCATGACGGTGGTGCCAGCTTCGAGAATCCGTGCGCGTTTATCCTGAATACTGTTCATGGGCGCCACTATACGACCGGTCATTTCCCTCTGATAGCACTGCGCTGCTTAATCACTCGAATTGATAGCGTGCTATCGCGAAACCTCACAAGCACAAACGGCCATCCACAAAAAAGCCCCCGTTATACGGAGGCTTCAATGTGCGGTCCTGGAGGACAATGGCAGCTTGAGCTTAGTGCTCCACGCCACCTTCGCCGTGCACGTGGCCATGTTCCATTTCTTCATCGCTGGCGTCGCGAATGCCGACAACCTTGACGTCGAAGGTCAGGCGCTGGCCTGCCAGAGGGTGGTTACCGTCTACAGTGACTTCATCGCCTTCGACACCGGTGATAGTGACGATCTGCATCCCGCCGTCAGGACCGGACGCATGGAACTGCATACCGACTTCCAGCTCATCCACACCTTCGAACATGTTACGGCCGAGGACTGCAACCAGCTCCGGGCTGAACTCACCGTATGCATTTTCCGGCTCAACGGTAACGTTAACCTGGTCGCCTTCCTGCTTGCCTTCGAGCGCCTGCTCAAGACCAGGGATAATGTTACCCGCGCCGTGCAGGTAAACCAGCGGAGTACCGCCAGCGGATGAATCGAGAACTTCACCTGCGTCGTTGGTCAAAGTGTAGTCAATCGATACAGCTTTTTTGGCAGCAATCTGCATAATTCGGCCCCTGTCGTTTTCAATAAGCCCGCTAGTCTACGCATCTTGAGCTCGAAACGCACGATTTGACCGACACATGGGACGAGTGGCCGCAGATGCCCAACGCCCGGCCAAAACCCGCTAATATCGGTCGTACACTTCTCAGCGAAACGGAATGTACATGTCTAGTCGGCTGGTTCTGGTGATCAATTGCGGTAGCTCCTCCATCAAGTTTGCCCTGCGCCGCGAGGGTATCGATAAACCCCTGTTAAGTGGTCTGGCTGAAAGGCTCTATTCGGATAACGCCACCTTGAATTGGCAGGCCGGCGACAATAAACAGAAGATCAACCTGGCCGATGGAGAACACAGCACAGCAATGGCCAGCCTCTTGCCGCTGATCGACGAGTATGCCGACCAACCGTTGAGCGCGGTGGGCCACCGCGTCGTTCATGGAGGTGAACATTTCACCAGCGCGCAGGTTGTTGACGAGAAGGTGATCAGCGCCATCCGCGACAGTGCTCCGCTCGCCCCGCTGCATAACCCGGCTAATCTCATGGGTATCGAAGCGGCAATGAAGGTGTTCACCGAGACACCACATATTGTCGTTTTCGACACGGCGTTTCACCAGAGCATGCCGCCGCACGCCTACCGTTACGCCCTCCCGGAAGAGCTTTATACCCGGCACAGTGTGCGGCGCTACGGCTTTCATGGGACCAGTCATCATTATGTGACCAATCAGGCGAGCCTGTTAACCGGACGTCAGCCCGGCGAAGGCGCCTGGCTGACCGCGCACCTCGGCAACGGCTGCTCATCCTGCGCCGTACTGGATGGCAATAGTCTGGATACCAGCATGGGACTGACGCCACTGGAGGGGCTGGTAATGGGCACTCGCAGTGGCGATGTCGACCCTAACCTGCATTTCCATCTGATGCGCACCCTGGGTTGGGATTTTCCCCGGATCGAAAAACTGCTGAACAGAGAAAGCGGCCTGCTCGGTCTCTCCGGGCTGTCCAACGACATGCGCCAGCTGGTGGATGCGCGCGCCGACGGGCATGCCGGCGCTGAACTGGCGATTGACGTGTTCTGCTATCGACTGGCCCGCTCGCTGGCCGGGCTGGCCGTCGCGCTGCCGCGTCTGGACGGTTTGGTATTTACCGGGGGCATCGGCGAAAACTCGGCTCTGGTGCGTGAGCTTACTGTCAGCCACCTTGGCATTTTCGGCCTGCGGATCGATACGCAGCGCAACGACAGCCTAGCGCGCGGCCAGGCCGGCACCATTCAGACGCCGAACTCACCGGCTATTCTGGTGATACCCACTGACGAAGAACGTCAGATCGGAGAGGAAAGCCTTTCCCTGCTGGATTCCGCACCCACCCATTGAAACAGGAACACCATGCATACTTTCTTTATAGCGCCTACAGGCTTCGGCGTAGGCCTCACCTCCATAAGCCTTGGTCTGATCCGCGCCCTTGAACGCACAGGTTTGCGTGTGCACTTTCTCAAGCCGATCGCCCAGCCGCACCCGGGCGACGAAGGCCCGGAACGTTCGAGTGAGCTCATTTCCCGTACGCTGGGCCTGAAGCCGCCGGCCTCACTTGAACTGCAGGACGTAGAACATCGTCTGGCTGGCGGTGACCTGAACGGCGTCCTGGAAGATATCATCAGCCGCTACCAGCAGGCGGCAATCGATGCAGACGTCGTGGTAGTGGAAGGCATGGTCCCAACCCGCCAGGCCAGTTATGCCGCGCGCATCAATAATCATCTGGCAAAAAGCCTGGATGCGGACGTGATCCTCGTCTCCGCGCCCGACGACGACAACATGGCCAATCTGGCAAACCGCATCGAGTTACATGCCCACACCTTCGGCGGCCCCCAGGACCCGAAGGTTATCGGCGTCATCGTCAACAAGGTGCAGGGCCTGGACGCGGGGGATGATATTCCCGCCGACCGGACCGAACTGAAGCGCACGCTAAAGGATTTCTCGCAGGCACTGAAAAAGCAGTCCAGCGCGCTGGATACCGGCGACTTTCGCCTGATCGGCTGTATCCCGTGGAAGGATGAGCTCAATGCGCCACGCACCGCTGATGTGGCTGCGTTGCTCCGTGCCGGCACCCTGCACCCTGGCGACATGCAGACCCGCCGGGTCATGAACATCATCCTCTGCGCCCGGACCGTGCCCAACACTATCGATCTGTTCCGGCCAGGCACCTTGCTGGTGGTTCCCGGCGACCGTGATGACATCATCATTGCCAGCAGCCTGGCGTCCCTGTCCGGCACACCGCTGGCCGGACTGCTGCTCACGGGCGATATCACCCCTGATCCGCGCGTCATGCAACTGTGTCAGCCAGCGCTGGATAATGGTCTGCCGATCATCACGGTTCCGACCGGCAGCTTTGCCACCGCGTCCCTGCTGGATCGCATGAACCGTGAAATACCCGTCGATGACCTGGAGCGCGCCGAGATGGTCACCGATTTTGCCGCCTCGCATATCGATCAGGCCTGGTTGCAGCAACGCTGCGGAACGCCGCGCGAAATACGCATGTCGCCGCCGGCATTTCGTTATGAGCTGGTGCGCCGGGCGCAGCAGGCAGGCAAGCGCATCGTGCTGCCGGAGGGCGACGAACCCCGCACCGTCCAGGCTGCTGCCATCTGTCAACGCCGCGGAATCGCGCAGTGCATTCTGCTGGCCAAACCCGAGGCCGTTGAGGCGGTTGCCCGCGCCCAGCACATCACGCTGCCTGAGGGGCTGCAGATCCTCGACCCGGATGTCATCCGCGAGCGGTATGTCGAGCCCATGGTCGAGCTACGCCAGGGACGTGGGCTGAACGCACCCATGGCACTGCAGCAACTTGAAGATAATGTGGTGCTGGGCACTATGATGCTCGCATTGGACGAAGTCGATGGTCTGGTATCGGGTGCCATCCATACCACCGCCAACACGATTCGCCCCGCGTTCCAGCTGATCAAGACGGCCCCCGGTTACAACCTGGTGTCCTCGGTATTCTTCATGCTGTTGCCCGAGCAAGTGCTGGTCTATGGCGACTGCGCGGTGAATCCCGATCCTAATGCAACCGAGCTGGCGGAAATTGCTATCCAGAGCGCCCGGTCGGCTGAAGCCTTCGGCATCCCGGCACGCGTTGCGATGATCAGCTACTCGACCGGTGAATCCGGAACCGGGCTTGATGTGGAGAAGGTTCGCGAGGCCACAGCGATCGCCCGTGAGCGGGAGCCCGGTTTGCTGATCGATGGCCCTCTGCAATATGATGCCGCGGCCATCGCCAGCGTCGGCCTGCAAAAAGCCCCGGATAGCCCGGTGGCCGGCAAGGCCACTGTATTCATCTTCCCGGATCTGAATACTGGTAACACTACGTATAAGGCTGTACAGCGCAGCGCCAACGTCATCAGCGTTGGCCCGATGCTGCAGGGCCTGCGCAAGCCGGTCAACGATCTGTCCCGCGGGGCTCTGGTGGACGACATCGTCTTCACCATCGCCCTTACCGCTATCCAGGCCGAGAACAATACGTAACCCAGGATCTGCAGCTGTTTTAATACGGCTGCAATAAATGAAAACGGACCAAAACCCGGCGCCCGACGCCGGGTCATTTATTGAGCAACCAGAATGCTGAAATTTTTGCCCGCGCCTCTACGCGGCATCATTGCCACCCTCCTGCTGATCATCAACACCCTGCTGTGCTTCAGCGTGTTGTTCCCCCTGGCCCTGATCAAATTGTTGCCCTACAAGCCCCTGCAAACGCTGTGCACGCGCATCCTGATCCGCATCGCCGAATTCTGGATTCTGTGCAATAGCGGCTGGATGCGCCTGACTGGCAGTATCGAATGGGATAACAGCGGCCTCGATCAGCTGGATTACGACGGCTGGTATCTGGTGACCAGCAACCACCAGAGCTGGGTCGACATTCTCGTGCTGCAACACAACCTGAACCGGCGCATGCCCATGCTCAAGTTCTTCCTCAAACAGGAGCTGATCTGGGTACCGGTCATAGGCATCTGCTGGTGGGCGCTGGATTTTCCGTTCATGAAGCGCTACACCAAAGCCTATCTGGACAAGTATCCGGAAAAAGCCGGCCAGGACGTCGCCACCACGCGCCGCGCCTGTGAAAAATTCAAGACGACGCCGGTGGCCGTGTTCAACTTCCTCGAAGGCACGCGCCTGACCCCTGCCAAGCATGCCCAGCAGAACTCGCCCTACCGTCACCTGCTTCGCCCGAAATCCGGCGGCGTGGCATTCGTGCTGGATGCGATGGGCCAGCAATTGCGGTCGCTGGTGGACATCACCATTCACTACCCTGACGGCAGCCCGACTTTCTGGGATCTGCTCAGTGGTCGGATTCGCAAGGTCGTCATGCGCTGCGAGCTACGGCCGATCCCTGCGGAGTTTCTCGGTCAGGATTATCAGAACGACCAGCAGTTCCGGGAACATTTCCAGGGATGGATCAACGGATTGTGGCAGGACAAGGATGCGCTACTCGATAAGCTGCACCGGGAATACCCCGGCGCAGAACGCTAGCGCTCAGAAGGGATCAAGCGTGCCGGATCGACCATTAAGGTCAACCCGGCCTAGCGGATTAAAGCGGACGTAGGTTGATTTCAACGCGGCGGTTCTGAGCACGACCTGACTGGCTGTCGTTGCTCGCGATCGGCTGGCTCGGGCCAACGCCGCTGCTGCTGATGCGCGGACCGGCAATGCCCTGGCCTGTCAGGTAGGACGCAACGCTGGTGGCGCGCTCACGTGACAGACGCATGTTCAGATCCATCGAGCCGGTGCTGTCGGTATGGCCAACGATATCGATACCGTTGCGGTCAAATTCCTTGAACACCCGTACCAGTGCATTCAGCGTCGGGTAGAAGCTGCTGGAAATATCCGAAGAGCTGCTGGCGAAAGTGATGTTACCCGGCATGACCAACTGCAGGTTGTTGCCCTCACGGATCACTTGAACGCCCGAACCCTGCAGCTCCTGACGCAAGCGAGCTTCCTGCTGGTCTACGTAATAACCATAGCCCGCGCCCGCTGCGCCGCCGACCGTTGCCCCGATCAGCGCGCCCTTGCCGCGATCCTTCTTGCTGGATGTCGCAGCCCCGATAACAGCGCCAGCAGCCGCGCCGCCGAGACCATAGATCGAGGATTTGCCCGCCTGGCGCTCACCCGTATAAGGGTTGGAGGTACAGCCCGCCAGTACCACTGAACACAGACCGGCAACCATCAAACCTTTAATCTTCATAATGTTTCCTTGAACGTAGTGACACGAGTTATGCAGGAGAATACATCGCTAAAACTGCTGCAGTGTATGCATAACGTAAAGAACGAGTAAAACCGCTGCGTCATTATGCGCGAACGAATGGATTAGCCCGCATTTCATCGCCGATCCGCGTATCCGGGCCATGACCGGTTACCACGACGGCTTCCTCATCGAGAGTATACAAGCGGCTGCGTATGGATTGCTCGATGGCTTTCGAATCGCCACCCCACAAATCGGTACGGCCAATCCCGCCACGGAACAGCGTGTCGCCGGCAATCAGCAGTTTATCCCCGGGAAACCAGAAGCTCATCGAACCAGGCGTATGCCCCGGCGTATGCATCGCCACCCCGCAGCCACAGGCGAGCTCCTCGTCATCCTGGAGCCACTGGTCCGGCGCCGGGACGGGCGTATAAGGTATGCCGAACATGTTGCATTGCATCTCGAGGTTATCCCAGAGGAACTGGTCTTCCTTGTGCAGATGCAAGGTCGCGCCGGTGGCCTTCTTCATCTCGCCCGATGCGAGAAAATGGTCCAGGTGCGCGTGGGTATGAATGATGCTGACCACCTTCAGCCCCAACGCCTCCAGGCGATCAAGGATCGTCTGATGATTGCCGCCGGGATCAACCACAATCGCTTTACCGGTTACCGGGTCGCCGATGATGGTGCAGTTGCACTGCAACGGGCCGACGGGAAAGGTTTCGCGAATCAGGGCGGTGCTGGGGGCTTGCATGAGCGGGTCCTATGACAATTACACAAGCCAGCAAGGATGGCCGCAACGGCTATGGGATTCAACACGCATTTCACAGCTTTGGTATCTGTGGCTGGATTGGGGGCAGGCGATAACGCTAGGGTTTCTCTGTCGACGTCAGGGACGAACCAATGCTGCCATACAAGAAAGAACTCAAATCACGAGCGCGAGCGCTGCGCCGTAGCATGACCGATGCCGAGCAATTGCTCTGGACAAGGCTGCGTCGTAAGCAGGTGCTGGGCGTACAGTTCTACCGGCAGAAACCGCTGACTGGGTATATCGTCGATTTCTATTGCGCGGCGGCGAAGCTGGTTGTCGAGCTGGATGGTGATCAGCATTTCGAGCCTGCCGAAGTAGTGAGGGATCGGCACCGTACTGCGCAGCTTGAGGCGTTGGGCTTGAAGGTTATTCGCTTTGATAATCGCCAGGTGCTGGTTGAACTGGAGGATGTCTTGAATG is a window of Pseudomonas sp. gcc21 DNA encoding:
- a CDS encoding endonuclease domain-containing protein produces the protein MLPYKKELKSRARALRRSMTDAEQLLWTRLRRKQVLGVQFYRQKPLTGYIVDFYCAAAKLVVELDGDQHFEPAEVVRDRHRTAQLEALGLKVIRFDNRQVLVELEDVLNVIFVELEQRLELRG
- a CDS encoding NADH:flavin oxidoreductase yields the protein MAADIQPLFQPFTMGPLTLKNRIVMPPMTRNFSPGGMPTDAVADYYRRRAEAGVGLIITEGTTVNHPAASGAGDIPWFHGEALAGWKKVVEAVHAAGGKIAPQLWHLGNARRLGSEPNPTVPAYGPMEKISKGVKVVHGMTKEDIQDVVSAFAQAARDAKELGFDAIELHGAHGYLIDQFFWEGSNQRTDEYGGSMENRGRFAVEIVSAVREAVGPDYPIIFRFSQWKQQDYTARLAPTPELLEAFLTPLVEAGVDIFHCSQRRFWEPEFEGSDLNLAGWTRKITGKPCITVGSIGLDGEFIQFMVDTDKVVQTANIDGLLERLGNDEFDLVAVGRALIVDPQWAAKVQEGRFDEILPFSREALNRLV
- a CDS encoding acyltransferase, producing the protein MLKFLPAPLRGIIATLLLIINTLLCFSVLFPLALIKLLPYKPLQTLCTRILIRIAEFWILCNSGWMRLTGSIEWDNSGLDQLDYDGWYLVTSNHQSWVDILVLQHNLNRRMPMLKFFLKQELIWVPVIGICWWALDFPFMKRYTKAYLDKYPEKAGQDVATTRRACEKFKTTPVAVFNFLEGTRLTPAKHAQQNSPYRHLLRPKSGGVAFVLDAMGQQLRSLVDITIHYPDGSPTFWDLLSGRIRKVVMRCELRPIPAEFLGQDYQNDQQFREHFQGWINGLWQDKDALLDKLHREYPGAER
- a CDS encoding acetate kinase yields the protein MSSRLVLVINCGSSSIKFALRREGIDKPLLSGLAERLYSDNATLNWQAGDNKQKINLADGEHSTAMASLLPLIDEYADQPLSAVGHRVVHGGEHFTSAQVVDEKVISAIRDSAPLAPLHNPANLMGIEAAMKVFTETPHIVVFDTAFHQSMPPHAYRYALPEELYTRHSVRRYGFHGTSHHYVTNQASLLTGRQPGEGAWLTAHLGNGCSSCAVLDGNSLDTSMGLTPLEGLVMGTRSGDVDPNLHFHLMRTLGWDFPRIEKLLNRESGLLGLSGLSNDMRQLVDARADGHAGAELAIDVFCYRLARSLAGLAVALPRLDGLVFTGGIGENSALVRELTVSHLGIFGLRIDTQRNDSLARGQAGTIQTPNSPAILVIPTDEERQIGEESLSLLDSAPTH
- the pta gene encoding phosphate acetyltransferase, whose protein sequence is MHTFFIAPTGFGVGLTSISLGLIRALERTGLRVHFLKPIAQPHPGDEGPERSSELISRTLGLKPPASLELQDVEHRLAGGDLNGVLEDIISRYQQAAIDADVVVVEGMVPTRQASYAARINNHLAKSLDADVILVSAPDDDNMANLANRIELHAHTFGGPQDPKVIGVIVNKVQGLDAGDDIPADRTELKRTLKDFSQALKKQSSALDTGDFRLIGCIPWKDELNAPRTADVAALLRAGTLHPGDMQTRRVMNIILCARTVPNTIDLFRPGTLLVVPGDRDDIIIASSLASLSGTPLAGLLLTGDITPDPRVMQLCQPALDNGLPIITVPTGSFATASLLDRMNREIPVDDLERAEMVTDFAASHIDQAWLQQRCGTPREIRMSPPAFRYELVRRAQQAGKRIVLPEGDEPRTVQAAAICQRRGIAQCILLAKPEAVEAVARAQHITLPEGLQILDPDVIRERYVEPMVELRQGRGLNAPMALQQLEDNVVLGTMMLALDEVDGLVSGAIHTTANTIRPAFQLIKTAPGYNLVSSVFFMLLPEQVLVYGDCAVNPDPNATELAEIAIQSARSAEAFGIPARVAMISYSTGESGTGLDVEKVREATAIAREREPGLLIDGPLQYDAAAIASVGLQKAPDSPVAGKATVFIFPDLNTGNTTYKAVQRSANVISVGPMLQGLRKPVNDLSRGALVDDIVFTIALTAIQAENNT
- a CDS encoding TetR/AcrR family transcriptional regulator codes for the protein MNSIQDKRARILEAGTTVMLRKGYSGTGVQEITQGAGVPKGSFYHYFESKEDFAVQALHFYYLPRLERFARALEESAVSPRERILRFYRDLVGHFANQSEPSSQCFIGSLCHEMADQSQPIGCAASAVFKRSSELLAGCLEKARDAGELAADQDPAALAGFIGAAWEGALLRMKLDRQVAPLRAFIDQLERLLRP
- a CDS encoding OmpA family protein → MKIKGLMVAGLCSVVLAGCTSNPYTGERQAGKSSIYGLGGAAAGAVIGAATSSKKDRGKGALIGATVGGAAGAGYGYYVDQQEARLRQELQGSGVQVIREGNNLQLVMPGNITFASSSSDISSSFYPTLNALVRVFKEFDRNGIDIVGHTDSTGSMDLNMRLSRERATSVASYLTGQGIAGPRISSSGVGPSQPIASNDSQSGRAQNRRVEINLRPL
- a CDS encoding peroxiredoxin, yielding MSVLVNRPAPDFIAPAVLADGAIVEDFDSASLRGKYAVVFFWPLDFTFVCPSEIIAHNNRIDKFRALDVEVIGVSVDSQYTHYAWRNTPVEKGGIGPVEFTMVADVKHEITRAYGIEHDDGVALRASFLIDRNGIVQHQVVNNLALGREVDEMIRVIEALQFTEEHGEVCPAGWRKGQKGMKADAEGVASYLAENASQL
- a CDS encoding peptidylprolyl isomerase produces the protein MQIAAKKAVSIDYTLTNDAGEVLDSSAGGTPLVYLHGAGNIIPGLEQALEGKQEGDQVNVTVEPENAYGEFSPELVAVLGRNMFEGVDELEVGMQFHASGPDGGMQIVTITGVEGDEVTVDGNHPLAGQRLTFDVKVVGIRDASDEEMEHGHVHGEGGVEH
- the cysZ gene encoding sulfate transporter CysZ encodes the protein MANTPAPLRGPEYFKEGWRTIRQPGLRRFIVIPLLLNLALFIAVISWGIRQFNIWMDRLVPTLPEWLSFVEWLLWPLFALVVLLVLFFSFSLVANLIASPFYGFLAEKVAEQERGLVSPPTSYADILMTVPRSIGRELRKIGYYLPRLIALLLLTLVPVVNLIASPLLLTFGVWMMAVQYVDYQADNDKVSFIDMLRWMKGRRALSLGFGLPVYFGMLIPLINLLVMPTAVAGSTLLWVRERPMNGLP
- a CDS encoding MBL fold metallo-hydrolase — translated: MQAPSTALIRETFPVGPLQCNCTIIGDPVTGKAIVVDPGGNHQTILDRLEALGLKVVSIIHTHAHLDHFLASGEMKKATGATLHLHKEDQFLWDNLEMQCNMFGIPYTPVPAPDQWLQDDEELACGCGVAMHTPGHTPGSMSFWFPGDKLLIAGDTLFRGGIGRTDLWGGDSKAIEQSIRSRLYTLDEEAVVVTGHGPDTRIGDEMRANPFVRA